One region of Thiomonas intermedia genomic DNA includes:
- a CDS encoding methyltransferase domain-containing protein has protein sequence MPGPTADFWNERFRTHTTGWDRGAVHPQLLHWLADSTLQPCRILVPGCGAGHEVLHLAAAGFEVTALDYAEQAVDLLTQRLRERGLKATVLQTDVRQWNAPQPFEAIWEQTCLCALYPDDWTAYAARLHQWLAPQGRLFALFMQSSKPGAQDGWIQGPPYHCDILAMRALFPSNRWRWPKPPYARVPHPGGSAEMALTLDPIQPGAQV, from the coding sequence ATGCCTGGCCCAACCGCTGATTTCTGGAACGAACGCTTTCGCACCCACACCACTGGCTGGGACCGTGGCGCCGTCCACCCTCAACTCCTGCACTGGCTTGCCGACTCCACGCTGCAGCCCTGCCGCATTCTGGTGCCCGGCTGCGGCGCGGGCCACGAAGTCTTGCACCTCGCGGCCGCCGGGTTCGAGGTCACGGCGCTGGACTATGCCGAACAGGCCGTCGATCTGCTGACCCAGCGCCTGCGTGAACGGGGCCTGAAAGCAACCGTCCTCCAGACGGATGTGCGACAGTGGAATGCTCCGCAACCATTCGAGGCCATCTGGGAGCAGACCTGCCTGTGTGCGCTCTACCCCGACGATTGGACTGCCTACGCGGCACGGCTGCACCAGTGGCTTGCGCCTCAAGGTCGGCTGTTTGCCCTGTTCATGCAGTCGTCCAAGCCCGGCGCTCAAGACGGCTGGATTCAGGGGCCGCCCTATCACTGCGACATTCTGGCCATGCGCGCCCTGTTTCCCTCCAACCGATGGCGGTGGCCCAAACCCCCTTATGCCCGGGTGCCGCACCCCGGCGGCTCCGCCGAGATGGCGCTGACTCTCGACCCGATTCAGCCCGGCGCACAGGTTTAG
- a CDS encoding Crp/Fnr family transcriptional regulator, producing the protein MNDIKIPIWAARSGWWERLQPHEKSRVASEVGYQTVPAGEALQPLGEPALHWVGLMSGLAKFTVTSASGKPLVYSGIGAGGWFGEGTLMRRGVWRYQAQAVRTCELALVPRETFLWLLERNIAFNHYLLHQLNDRLELMTLQALDGQPGGAESSVARTLRHLFHPLAGANGGALRVTQSEIGQLCRLSRQRVNQAFQRLEADGVLQLRYGGVEILDAQRLRAWEFRAPDSKVVARPAESRCSPAVASNG; encoded by the coding sequence ATGAACGACATCAAGATTCCTATCTGGGCCGCACGCAGTGGATGGTGGGAGCGGTTGCAGCCGCACGAAAAGTCTCGCGTGGCATCCGAAGTGGGGTATCAAACCGTTCCTGCTGGGGAGGCGCTGCAACCCCTGGGAGAGCCGGCGCTGCATTGGGTGGGGCTGATGTCCGGGCTGGCGAAGTTCACGGTAACGTCGGCCAGCGGCAAGCCGTTGGTGTATTCCGGGATTGGGGCGGGCGGATGGTTCGGCGAGGGCACCCTGATGCGGCGAGGCGTGTGGCGCTACCAAGCGCAGGCCGTGCGCACTTGCGAATTGGCGCTGGTGCCGCGAGAGACCTTTCTCTGGCTGTTGGAGCGCAATATCGCTTTCAACCACTATTTGCTGCATCAGCTCAATGACCGGCTTGAGCTGATGACCTTGCAGGCTCTGGATGGTCAACCGGGCGGAGCGGAGTCGAGTGTCGCGCGTACCCTGAGGCATCTGTTTCACCCGCTTGCCGGTGCGAATGGTGGCGCCTTGCGGGTGACGCAGTCGGAGATCGGTCAATTGTGTCGCTTGTCGCGGCAGCGTGTGAATCAGGCCTTCCAGCGGCTGGAGGCGGATGGGGTGCTGCAGTTGCGTTACGGCGGAGTTGAAATCCTTGACGCTCAGCGCCTGCGGGCCTGGGAGTTTCGCGCCCCTGATTCCAAAGTCGTAGCCAGGCCGGCCGAGAGCCGTTGCTCCCCCGCCGTCGCCAGTAACGGCTAA
- a CDS encoding H-NS family nucleoid-associated regulatory protein, which produces MRMATYKELQSQIEALKQQAEAQRKAEIAAVVSDIRAKMDEYGITLADLGSRRAGGSAKGSTVAPKYRNAQTGETWTGRGKMPRWLQSAVDSGKSKESFLI; this is translated from the coding sequence ATGCGAATGGCCACGTATAAAGAATTGCAATCCCAGATTGAGGCCCTGAAGCAGCAGGCCGAAGCCCAGCGCAAGGCGGAGATCGCTGCGGTGGTGAGCGATATTCGCGCAAAGATGGATGAGTACGGCATTACCTTGGCAGATCTGGGTTCGCGTCGTGCGGGCGGGTCGGCCAAAGGTTCGACGGTTGCGCCGAAATATCGCAATGCGCAAACCGGAGAAACCTGGACGGGCCGTGGCAAGATGCCGCGCTGGCTTCAGAGCGCCGTCGACAGCGGCAAGAGCAAGGAATCCTTCCTGATCTGA
- a CDS encoding NAD(P)(+) transhydrogenase (Re/Si-specific) subunit beta: MTLSMNLVTLLYLLAAVFFIQALKGLSHPTTSRRGNVFGMVGMAIAVVTTVALIIKIGGDAGALGLGYVLLGLVIGGGIGAVMANRVEMTKMPELVAFMHSMIGLAAVFIAVAAVAEPHAFGIVQAAGDPLPPGNRIELFIGTIIGAVTFSGSVIAFGKLSGRYKFRLFQGAPVRFPAQHWVNLVIGLAAIACGIAFFTTLSWTPFLIMMALAFVLGVLIIIPIGGADMPVVVSMLNSYSGWAAAGIGFSLENNMLIIAGSLVGSSGAILSYIMCKAMNRSFISVILGGFGAETSSAAAQTQQRAVKSGSPDDAAFLLSNAETVIIVPGYGLAVARAQHAVKELAQKLTEHGVKVQYAIHPVAGRMPGHMNVLLAEAEVPYDQVFEMDDINPEFGQADVAVILGANDVVNPAAKTDPKSPIAGMPILEAYKAKTVIVNKRSMAAGYAGLDNELFYMDKTMMVFGDAKKVVEDITKAIE, translated from the coding sequence ATGACACTCAGCATGAATCTCGTGACCCTGCTGTATTTGCTCGCAGCAGTGTTTTTCATTCAGGCGCTCAAGGGTTTGTCACACCCGACCACGAGCCGCCGCGGCAATGTTTTCGGCATGGTAGGCATGGCCATTGCGGTCGTCACCACCGTGGCCCTGATCATCAAGATCGGTGGGGATGCCGGCGCGCTTGGGCTCGGTTATGTGCTCCTGGGCCTGGTCATCGGTGGCGGCATAGGCGCCGTGATGGCCAACCGTGTCGAGATGACCAAAATGCCCGAGCTCGTTGCCTTCATGCACAGCATGATTGGCCTGGCGGCCGTGTTCATCGCGGTGGCGGCGGTGGCCGAGCCGCATGCGTTCGGCATCGTCCAGGCGGCTGGCGATCCGCTGCCTCCGGGCAACCGCATCGAGCTGTTCATCGGCACCATCATCGGTGCGGTGACGTTCAGCGGCTCGGTGATTGCGTTCGGCAAACTGTCCGGGCGCTACAAATTCCGTCTGTTTCAGGGCGCTCCGGTGCGCTTCCCGGCCCAGCATTGGGTGAATCTGGTGATCGGCCTTGCGGCGATTGCCTGCGGTATTGCCTTTTTCACCACGTTGTCGTGGACGCCTTTCCTCATCATGATGGCTCTGGCCTTTGTACTGGGCGTGCTGATCATTATCCCGATCGGTGGCGCCGACATGCCGGTGGTGGTGTCGATGCTCAACAGTTATTCCGGCTGGGCTGCGGCAGGTATCGGATTTTCGCTTGAAAACAATATGCTCATCATCGCGGGCTCGCTGGTGGGATCGTCAGGTGCGATTCTGAGCTACATCATGTGCAAGGCGATGAACCGCTCGTTCATCAGCGTGATTCTCGGTGGATTCGGGGCTGAGACCTCGTCGGCCGCAGCCCAGACGCAGCAGCGCGCGGTGAAGTCGGGCAGCCCGGACGACGCCGCCTTTCTGCTTTCCAATGCGGAAACCGTCATCATCGTCCCCGGTTATGGCCTGGCCGTGGCCCGGGCGCAGCATGCCGTGAAGGAGTTGGCGCAGAAACTCACCGAGCATGGCGTGAAGGTGCAATATGCGATTCATCCGGTGGCGGGGCGCATGCCGGGCCATATGAACGTGCTGCTGGCCGAAGCCGAGGTGCCGTATGACCAGGTGTTTGAAATGGATGACATCAATCCGGAATTCGGACAGGCCGATGTTGCCGTGATTCTGGGGGCCAATGACGTGGTCAACCCGGCGGCGAAGACCGATCCCAAATCGCCCATTGCCGGTATGCCGATTCTTGAGGCCTACAAGGCGAAGACCGTTATTGTGAACAAGCGCTCCATGGCTGCGGGTTATGCGGGGCTTGATAACGAACTGTTTTACATGGACAAGACCATGATGGTGTTCGGCGATGCGAAAAAAGTGGTTGAAGATATCACCAAGGCCATCGAGTGA
- a CDS encoding NAD(P) transhydrogenase subunit alpha produces the protein MHEISPLVINLTIFVLAIYVGYHVVWNVTPALHTPLMAVTNAISAIIIVGAMLAAALTVTPLGKVMGTLAVALAAVNVFGGFLVTRRMLAMFKKKTAEKK, from the coding sequence ATGCATGAAATCTCTCCCCTGGTGATCAACCTCACCATTTTTGTTTTGGCGATCTATGTGGGCTATCACGTGGTGTGGAATGTCACGCCGGCCTTGCACACGCCGTTGATGGCTGTGACCAATGCCATTTCCGCCATCATCATTGTGGGCGCCATGCTGGCGGCGGCATTGACCGTCACCCCGCTGGGCAAGGTGATGGGCACGCTCGCGGTTGCTCTGGCCGCGGTGAATGTCTTCGGCGGTTTTCTCGTGACGCGGCGCATGCTGGCCATGTTCAAGAAGAAAACGGCCGAGAAGAAGTAA
- a CDS encoding Re/Si-specific NAD(P)(+) transhydrogenase subunit alpha has product MRIGIPAETLAGEARVAATPETVKKFIAQGHTVVVQADAGLRADAPDADYIAVGATIASRDEAFAADMVLKVRPPTAEEIGLMKPATVLVGMLDPFNTDGLQAMTAAGLTAFALEAAPRTSRAQSMDVLSSQANIGGYKAVILAANRYQRFMPMLMTAAGTVKAARVVILGAGVAGLQAIATAKRLGAVIEASDVRPAVKEQVESLGAKFIDVPFETDEERDIAQGVGGYARPMPASWMQRQSAMVAERIKQANVVISTALIPGRRAPVLITEDMVRSMKPGSVIVDMAAAQGGNCPLTEADKVVVKHGVTLVGETNLPALVAADASALYARNVLDFLKLVFDKEKGFVVNMEDDIVAACLMCRDGQLLRKAA; this is encoded by the coding sequence ATGCGTATCGGCATTCCGGCAGAAACTTTGGCCGGCGAAGCCCGTGTTGCAGCAACACCGGAAACAGTCAAGAAATTCATCGCCCAGGGGCACACCGTCGTGGTACAGGCTGATGCTGGCCTGCGCGCAGATGCCCCGGACGCAGATTACATCGCCGTGGGCGCCACCATCGCCAGCCGGGACGAAGCTTTCGCAGCCGACATGGTGCTCAAGGTTCGCCCCCCCACAGCCGAGGAGATCGGGCTGATGAAGCCTGCCACCGTGCTGGTCGGCATGCTCGATCCGTTCAATACCGACGGGCTCCAGGCCATGACAGCGGCGGGCCTGACGGCGTTTGCCCTCGAAGCCGCGCCGCGCACCTCGCGCGCGCAGAGCATGGACGTGCTGTCCAGCCAGGCCAATATCGGCGGGTACAAGGCCGTGATCCTCGCCGCCAATCGCTACCAGCGCTTCATGCCGATGCTGATGACGGCGGCCGGTACGGTCAAGGCCGCGCGGGTGGTGATTCTCGGGGCGGGCGTGGCGGGTCTGCAGGCCATCGCCACGGCCAAGCGCCTGGGGGCGGTCATCGAGGCATCGGACGTGCGCCCGGCGGTGAAGGAGCAGGTGGAATCCCTGGGGGCGAAATTCATCGATGTGCCGTTTGAAACCGATGAGGAGCGCGATATTGCGCAAGGCGTGGGGGGTTATGCGCGGCCCATGCCCGCAAGCTGGATGCAACGCCAGTCGGCCATGGTCGCCGAGCGGATCAAACAGGCGAATGTGGTGATTTCCACCGCGCTCATTCCCGGTCGCCGCGCGCCCGTATTGATTACCGAGGACATGGTCCGATCGATGAAGCCGGGCTCGGTGATTGTCGATATGGCCGCCGCCCAGGGCGGGAATTGTCCACTGACCGAAGCCGACAAAGTCGTGGTCAAACATGGCGTCACCCTGGTGGGTGAAACCAATCTGCCCGCCCTTGTCGCCGCGGATGCTTCGGCCCTGTATGCGCGCAATGTGCTGGATTTCCTGAAACTGGTGTTCGACAAGGAAAAGGGCTTTGTGGTGAATATGGAAGATGACATCGTTGCCGCCTGCCTGATGTGCCGCGATGGACAGTTGCTGCGCAAGGCTGCTTGA
- a CDS encoding NUDIX hydrolase: MQAHLSARPRVTVAAIIEQAGRFLLVEEHTQDGLRLNQPAGHLEIGESPQQAVIREALEETGRAFTPSGLVGVYLSRTRRDSQDVSYLRLAFCGEVSEADVERKLDEGIVRTLWMDADAIRASAHRHRSPLVLRCVEDYLSGQRYPLHLVATDPGVYA; encoded by the coding sequence ATGCAAGCCCATCTTTCTGCGCGCCCGCGCGTGACCGTTGCCGCCATCATCGAACAGGCGGGACGTTTTCTGCTCGTGGAGGAGCACACGCAGGACGGGCTTCGGCTGAATCAGCCCGCCGGCCACCTGGAAATCGGAGAAAGCCCGCAGCAGGCCGTCATCCGCGAGGCGCTGGAAGAGACCGGCCGGGCGTTCACGCCGAGCGGCCTGGTGGGCGTCTATCTGTCGCGTACCCGGCGGGACAGCCAGGATGTGAGCTATTTGCGTCTGGCCTTCTGTGGCGAGGTGTCCGAGGCCGACGTCGAGCGCAAGCTGGACGAGGGCATCGTGCGCACGCTCTGGATGGATGCCGACGCCATCCGGGCCAGCGCCCACCGGCATCGCAGCCCCCTGGTGCTGCGATGTGTGGAGGATTACCTGAGCGGGCAGCGCTATCCCCTGCATCTGGTCGCCACCGATCCTGGCGTGTACGCCTGA
- the mnmA gene encoding tRNA 2-thiouridine(34) synthase MnmA has product MTTSSRGTVVVGLSGGVDSSVSAWLLKQQGYTVVGLFMKNWEDDDDSEYCSTRQDWLDAASVADRIGIDIEAVNFSTEYKERVFAEFLREYAAGRTPNPDVLCNAEIKFKAFLDHAMRLGADHIATGHYARVREGRRGFELLRGLDASKDQSYFLHRLNQAQLARTLFPVGELHKSEVRAIASEIGLHNARKKDSTGICFIGERPFRDFLNRYLPTQPGPMKTPEGKTVGHHIGLAFYTLGQRKGIGLGGSQSGNGEPWFVAAKDLERNQLIVVQGHDHPLLQSRGLRALSASWVAGHSPEEAGVSYGAKTRYRQVDAACRFHGGSNEPFGLDFDAPQWAVTPGQSAVLYDGEVCLGGGIIEAAVP; this is encoded by the coding sequence ATGACGACTTCTTCTCGCGGCACCGTCGTGGTCGGCCTTTCCGGCGGTGTCGATTCCTCCGTTTCCGCCTGGCTGCTCAAACAGCAGGGCTATACGGTCGTTGGCCTGTTCATGAAAAACTGGGAGGACGACGATGACAGCGAATACTGTTCCACGCGCCAGGACTGGCTCGACGCCGCCAGCGTGGCCGACCGCATCGGCATCGACATCGAGGCGGTAAATTTCTCGACCGAATACAAAGAGCGCGTGTTCGCCGAGTTCCTGCGTGAATACGCCGCCGGGCGCACGCCCAACCCGGACGTGCTGTGCAACGCCGAGATCAAGTTCAAGGCCTTTCTCGACCACGCCATGCGTCTTGGCGCAGACCACATCGCCACCGGCCACTATGCAAGGGTGCGCGAAGGCCGCCGTGGGTTCGAACTGCTGCGCGGCCTGGACGCCTCGAAAGACCAGAGTTATTTTCTCCATCGCCTCAATCAGGCCCAGCTTGCGCGCACGCTGTTCCCGGTGGGCGAATTGCACAAGTCCGAGGTGCGCGCCATCGCCTCGGAGATTGGCCTGCACAACGCCCGCAAGAAAGACTCCACCGGCATCTGCTTCATCGGCGAGCGCCCGTTTCGCGACTTTCTCAACCGCTACCTGCCCACCCAGCCTGGGCCGATGAAAACTCCCGAGGGCAAGACTGTGGGCCACCACATCGGACTGGCGTTTTACACCCTGGGACAGCGCAAGGGCATCGGCCTGGGCGGCAGCCAGAGCGGCAATGGCGAACCCTGGTTCGTCGCCGCCAAGGATCTGGAGCGCAATCAGCTCATCGTGGTGCAGGGACACGATCATCCGCTGCTGCAAAGCCGTGGGTTGCGCGCCTTGTCGGCCAGCTGGGTGGCGGGTCATTCACCCGAAGAAGCCGGTGTCTCCTATGGCGCCAAGACGCGGTATCGCCAGGTCGATGCGGCTTGCCGCTTTCATGGCGGCTCGAACGAGCCGTTTGGTCTGGATTTCGACGCCCCCCAATGGGCCGTCACCCCAGGGCAGTCGGCCGTGCTGTATGACGGCGAGGTCTGCCTGGGTGGCGGCATCATCGAGGCCGCCGTGCCGTGA
- a CDS encoding metal-sensing transcriptional repressor, with amino-acid sequence MSVLTNEASRTDILNRLKRAEGQMRGVQRMIEEGEPCLKVAQQLSAVRKALDSTFVRMTVCYLEQELDGRLEHTESGEQPKLSAMLDEVETLLARMA; translated from the coding sequence ATGTCAGTTCTGACCAACGAAGCCTCTCGCACGGACATTCTCAATCGTCTCAAACGCGCCGAGGGCCAGATGCGGGGCGTGCAGCGCATGATCGAAGAGGGTGAGCCCTGTCTCAAGGTGGCGCAGCAGCTCTCGGCGGTGCGCAAGGCGCTCGACAGTACCTTCGTGCGCATGACCGTGTGCTACCTCGAACAGGAACTCGACGGACGTTTGGAACACACCGAGAGCGGCGAGCAACCCAAGCTCAGCGCCATGCTCGACGAGGTCGAAACCCTGCTGGCGCGCATGGCCTGA
- a CDS encoding SLAC1 anion channel family protein: MARATRPWLKFLAPGWFAVVLGWGGLALAWHQATVLLGEPAAVISQVLGWAAIAALALLVVLAVIRAYRYGGEWLADVRHPVRHPLLALLPMSMLVIAGFAVQVLEADNVWMDGFWMLGATGQLAATVWVFHRLRLSAATEKGPNWAGVTPALFLAAAGNVVVPYAGMALGFQIWSVAQWAIGAFFFLIVQGLFMVRVASFGMLPRRLLPMVFISIAPPAAGGLGLAQIGAPVEALEGAWGIAFFFVLLSFLSFKAMMQEAFTIGHWALSFPLAAFAGLSMHLALATQSGGMQTFAILALALASVVIGWLTLATARGLRDGSLLAPEPVALIHSA, from the coding sequence ATGGCTCGTGCGACCCGGCCCTGGCTCAAATTTCTCGCCCCCGGCTGGTTCGCCGTGGTTCTCGGCTGGGGCGGGCTGGCGCTGGCCTGGCATCAAGCCACGGTCCTGCTGGGCGAGCCCGCGGCCGTGATCTCCCAGGTGCTGGGTTGGGCCGCCATCGCTGCGCTGGCCTTGCTCGTGGTGCTTGCCGTGATCAGGGCGTATCGGTACGGCGGGGAGTGGCTGGCCGATGTACGGCATCCCGTGCGTCACCCCTTGCTGGCCTTGCTTCCCATGTCCATGTTGGTGATTGCAGGGTTCGCCGTGCAGGTTCTGGAGGCGGACAACGTCTGGATGGACGGATTCTGGATGCTGGGTGCAACGGGTCAGCTTGCGGCGACAGTCTGGGTCTTTCACCGGTTGCGTCTGAGCGCCGCCACCGAAAAAGGGCCGAATTGGGCTGGGGTCACACCCGCGCTGTTTCTGGCTGCGGCCGGCAATGTCGTGGTGCCCTACGCCGGCATGGCGCTCGGATTCCAGATATGGTCCGTGGCGCAGTGGGCCATCGGAGCCTTTTTCTTTCTGATCGTGCAGGGCTTGTTCATGGTGCGCGTCGCGTCGTTCGGCATGTTGCCGCGCCGGCTGCTTCCCATGGTGTTCATCAGTATTGCGCCGCCGGCCGCGGGCGGCCTGGGGCTGGCACAGATCGGTGCGCCGGTCGAAGCGCTTGAAGGGGCCTGGGGCATTGCGTTCTTTTTTGTGTTGCTGAGCTTTCTGTCCTTCAAGGCGATGATGCAGGAGGCCTTCACCATCGGTCACTGGGCGCTGTCCTTTCCGCTCGCCGCCTTTGCCGGCCTGTCGATGCATCTCGCCCTGGCCACCCAGAGCGGAGGAATGCAGACGTTCGCCATCCTCGCACTGGCGCTGGCCTCGGTGGTGATCGGTTGGCTGACCCTGGCGACGGCCCGGGGATTGCGCGACGGGTCGTTGCTGGCACCGGAGCCCGTGGCGCTGATTCATTCGGCCTGA
- a CDS encoding YgaP family membrane protein, giving the protein MTVERYIRVIAGTFVLLSVLLGAPASPIYVSQWFLLFTAFVGANLLQFGFTNLCPLGFILRKLGVPDSKANCCG; this is encoded by the coding sequence ATGACTGTTGAACGCTACATCCGTGTGATTGCCGGCACGTTCGTCCTGCTCTCGGTTCTGCTGGGCGCGCCTGCCAGCCCGATCTATGTGTCGCAATGGTTCCTGCTGTTCACCGCCTTCGTGGGTGCGAATCTGCTGCAGTTCGGTTTCACCAATCTGTGCCCGCTCGGGTTCATCCTGCGCAAACTGGGCGTGCCCGATTCCAAAGCCAACTGCTGCGGCTGA